The Sinomicrobium kalidii region ATCGATAAGAAGAAAATCCTGTTTGCCGCAATTATAGGAGCTATCGTTCTGCTTATGATAGGTTATGGCGTATTTGTATTAGGAGTGGATACGAAAACAGACCAGGCACTGGAGCAGACAACAGTCCCGGAACTTGGAGAAACCGAAGAGCAATACGAAGACCGCCTGGAAGCCGTGGACCAGTTGAAAGAGAAAAAGAAATCCGATGCCCCGAACATTTATGACGAAAGCCTGTTGGATTCTACCGGGCTTTACGATCCGGATCTGGAAGAAAAACAAAAGGAACGTATGGTGGACAGTATCTATAACCGGGGAAGGATAGATTATATGGCCAGGGGATACCGCAAGCGTAAGAGTACGGAATCAAAAGATACGACTGCTACCCTCAAAAAAAGGGACATGGACGCCCTGGATAAAAGCCAGCAGGATTTTTTTAAGGTAGGGAAGGAGTTTTGGGAAGCAGCTACACCCAAAACGTATACCCAACCGGTGATCCATGCGGTGGTACACGATGCACAAACTGTAAAGACCAACAGCAGACTGGAACTCCGCCTTACCGGGGAGGCGATCATTAACGATAGGAAAATCCCCAAAAACACTTTGGTCTATGGCTTTGTAAAGCTAAAAGAAAACCGGGTGATGATAAACATCACCAATATCAACCATCAACCCGTACACCTGAAAGCCTATGACCTCCAGGATGGCAATGAGGGGATCTATATCGAAAACAGTATTCGCGCAGAACTCACGCGGCAAATGACCGATGATATGATCCAGGATATCAATATAGCCGGTGTTCCCCAGGTACGGGGATTAAAGAATGTCTTTCGCCGGGATAACCGCAAAGTAAAAAATACGATTTACAATCACTACCAACTCATTTTAAAACCCGTACAGCAATGAAACCTATATACTTTCTTTTCAGTTTGTGTTTGATGCATTGGCCTTTGATGGGACAAATACAGGAACTGGACACGATATATGCCAATGACCATACGACCATATCCCTTTTCTTTCCGGAGCCCGTAAGACAGGGGATACCAGGGGCAGATCATTTTGTGTTTACCTATAATAAGGAAAACCCACAATATCTGGGGCTGCTTAAAGCTGTGCCTGGGCTGGACAGTAACCTCTTAGTTATAACCACAGATGGTCAGGTATATAGTTATATTCTGAAGTACCATAAGGATTTGCCACAACTCAATTATTTTATAGGTAAAGAAAAAAGTATAGGGCATGAAAAAGGGATGTCTTTTACAGAAAAAAAGCCACAGAAAAAGGAAGAGAGGACGGTAAAAATAACCCCCTACCATATGAATGCCATCAAAAAAGTATCGGAGTACATGGTCAGGCAGGACCAGCGTATGGCCCGCAAAAACAGGAAAGGGGTAAAACTCATTTTAAAAGATATACAATACCGGTGGCAGGAAGTCTATATTTCCTTTACCATTGAAAACAAATCGGGGATTGATTACGAAGTAGATTACTTCAGGGTCTATGTGGAAAACGGGAACAGGAAGAAAAATGCCTCTTACCAGAAGATCCTTCAGGAGCCGATCTATTCCCATGAGTTTCCGGAAAAAGTAAAGAACAACCAACAAAAGAGTTTTGTGATGGTGTTTCCGAAGTTTACGTTGGGTAAGCAGGAAAAGTTAATGATGGAATTAGGGGAAAGGAATGGGCACCGGATTATAAAACTAAAAAGATGAGAAATGATAATGTTCTTCAAAGAGTTTTGTCTTTTGACCTGTTACTATGGAGGATGAAATCTTGACGAATTAATTTGTTTTTATGGATATCCGTAAAGTGTATAACGAACTTCTTTATATTTTGTTATTAAATTGGCACTTAATTTATAACACCAATATAATTAAATTATGAGATTCATTAATACACAGGATATAGAGAATTGGGCAAGTACAGTAGATTGTAAATACCATTTGCCACATTTAATTAGAAATTTAATTTTAGCAACCATTGATAATAATGCTATAAAGAACATTCATTTTCCCTATGGAGAAGATGTACAAACTGGAGGATTTGACGGGGAACTTATTACAGAATCTGAAAATATGTTTGTTCCATTAGGAGAAAGTGTATGGGAGTTTGGAACCACAAACAATAAAAAAGCCAAAGCAGATGAGGATTACGAAAAAAGAAAGGAAAATCCATTAGGAAAGATTCCGGCCCAAACAACTTATGTCAACGTTAATGCAAAAAAATATAGGGATAAAAATAAATGGGTAG contains the following coding sequences:
- the traM gene encoding conjugative transposon protein TraM, whose amino-acid sequence is MKIDKKKILFAAIIGAIVLLMIGYGVFVLGVDTKTDQALEQTTVPELGETEEQYEDRLEAVDQLKEKKKSDAPNIYDESLLDSTGLYDPDLEEKQKERMVDSIYNRGRIDYMARGYRKRKSTESKDTTATLKKRDMDALDKSQQDFFKVGKEFWEAATPKTYTQPVIHAVVHDAQTVKTNSRLELRLTGEAIINDRKIPKNTLVYGFVKLKENRVMINITNINHQPVHLKAYDLQDGNEGIYIENSIRAELTRQMTDDMIQDINIAGVPQVRGLKNVFRRDNRKVKNTIYNHYQLILKPVQQ
- a CDS encoding DUF4138 domain-containing protein, which translates into the protein MKPIYFLFSLCLMHWPLMGQIQELDTIYANDHTTISLFFPEPVRQGIPGADHFVFTYNKENPQYLGLLKAVPGLDSNLLVITTDGQVYSYILKYHKDLPQLNYFIGKEKSIGHEKGMSFTEKKPQKKEERTVKITPYHMNAIKKVSEYMVRQDQRMARKNRKGVKLILKDIQYRWQEVYISFTIENKSGIDYEVDYFRVYVENGNRKKNASYQKILQEPIYSHEFPEKVKNNQQKSFVMVFPKFTLGKQEKLMMELGERNGHRIIKLKR